One region of Quercus lobata isolate SW786 chromosome 2, ValleyOak3.0 Primary Assembly, whole genome shotgun sequence genomic DNA includes:
- the LOC115974400 gene encoding uncharacterized protein LOC115974400 has protein sequence MASHEKQKKSFMSIYKSTTGNHIKPMIPPPAVVVDKKSIQRSWFSRKSKTCNKEIEQGGQRVIEGGVGGVGQILVEARKSVSHVETNLASVATFLQVKVLVSDMPEFMQVHAFRCARRTHDSLEKFSSKHMAFNMKKEFDKVYGPAWHCIVGSSFGSFVTHSTGCFLYFSMDKLYILLFKTKIQKALD, from the exons ATGGCTTCCCATgagaagcaaaagaaaagtttcaTGTCCATTTATAAGTCCACCACCGGCAATCATATAAAGCCGATGATACCACCACCAGCTGTGGTGGTGGATAAGAAATCCATTCAACGAAGTTGGTTTTCAAGGAAATCGAAAACGTGCAACAAGGAAATTGAGCAAGGTGGCCAGAGAGTCATAGAGGGAGGAGTTGGAGGTGTGGGACAAATATTAGTTGAAGCAAGGAAATCAGTTTCCCATGTTGAAACCAATTTGGCATCAGTGGCAACATTTCTTCAAGTCAAGGTCTTGGTCTCTGACATGCCTGAATTCATGCAAGTGCATGCCTTTCGTTGTGCAAGGCGTACTCATGATAGCTTGGAGAAGTTCAGCTCTAAACACATGGCTTTTAACATGAAGAAG GAATTCGATAAAGTGTATGGGCCGGCCTGGCATTGCATCGTGGGCTCAAGTTTCGGCTCGTTTGTGACCCACTCAACAGGCtgtttcctttatttttcaatgGATAAACTCtacattttgttatttaaaacgAAGATCCAGAAAGCTTTGGATTAA